The following is a genomic window from Rhododendron vialii isolate Sample 1 chromosome 9a, ASM3025357v1.
TTGAGCAATCTCAACATTACGGTATATACACTAATCAAATTGCTTAACTTGGACacgaaaatacacacttctcatagaaaagtgcacacttctcatagaaaattacacacttctcatagaaaattacacacttctcatagataaatacacacttctcatacttctcatagaaaagtgcacacttctcatagaaaattacacacttctcatagaaaattacacacttctcatacttctcatagaaaagtgcacacttctcatagaaaattacacacttctcatagaaaagtacacacttctcataaaaaagtacacacttctcatagaaaattacacacttctcatagataaatacacacttctcatacttctcatagaaaagtgcacacttctcatagaaaattacacacttctcatagaaaattacacacttctcatagaaaattacacacttctcatagaaaattacacagttctcatagataaatacacacttcttatagcaaaaacacagttctcatacaaaaaaacacacttctcatacaCAGTGCTCATAGGAAAATACATGGTTATCATATGAAAAACACAATTCTGATTGTGAGTTCACATCTTTCAGGTAtatgaggaagaacttcaagaaacatGCCAAGAGGCTCAAGTCTACAGCATGCCACACCCAGAAGTTGTAGATGACAATGACAGGGGAACTATATCACAGATGATGCAGCATACACAATCTCCTCAAAGTCCGGCACTACAACTTGATGAGATACACTTAACTGAAAAACAGCAACCATCTCCTCTTGTGTCAACATCATCTACTGAGAAACAACAAGCAATGTTCTCACAATCACAATCAGGCGAGACTATGGTTCCGAGTACCTACCAACCTCTGGACTCCATTATCAGGGCCTAATTAAAGAGCACAACCAGATGGGTAAATTCTGTGACAGCTTACTGGAGAACAATGATCAAGTTATCATCAAGGATCTCCAGCAACAAGTCCAATATATTCAGAATCAAAAACAAATACTTGAACAACAAAACCACGGACTGCAAAACGACAAGGATGCAATGAAAAATGAGCTGGAGGAAATGCAAAAAGAACGGGATGCAATGAAAGAAAAGCTGCAGAAGATCGTAACTATGTCCAACACAATGTTGCAGGCCCAAGAACAACACAAGTTCCTGATAGAGAAGACTGCAGTCTTGGAAAAGGACAGCGATACAATGAAAAATCAGCTgttggaaatggaaaaagaaagggacTCACTGGAACAAAAGCTGCAGAAGATGGATACAATCTCAAACGTTTTGAAAAAGGACAGGGATGAAATGGAAAAGCAGCTGCtggaaatgggaaaagaaagggatgaatttgaaaaacagaAACATATGATGCTGGAACAATTTGAAATtgagaagaacaaaatcaaaaaggcCCTTACAATGCAAGTTCAATCCctaatgaccgagaagggccaGCTGCAAAAGTATCTGAGCACAACTGAACAAAGGCAAAAGGCTATAATTGTTCAAAAAGATGCAGAAATACGCAGCCTAACCAACAAGCTTTCCCTCACCAGCAAGCTTTCCATCCAACCGCAACATACCAAAGAACCTCAAAAGCATTTACCGGTTCTCGAGACTGATTCCTCTTTGCTCACACAAAGAAGTGAGGAAGCAATACATAACATCACACAAACGTACACTGATCAGAAGATTGAGCAAGTGGTCCATGAAGTTACACAACTATATGCTCATGCAGGGAAAGATTCTGAAGAGGACAACAAAGATGATAATGCAAAACAAAGACCACGAAGGCAAAAAATGGATGACAAGTATTACTATGGTTCAATCACAAAGGATGGTcgcaaaaaagaacaaattgtcCTTGTCGAAAGTGACAAGCC
Proteins encoded in this region:
- the LOC131301650 gene encoding uncharacterized protein LOC131301650, translating into MGKFCDSLLENNDQVIIKDLQQQVQYIQNQKQILEQQNHGLQNDKDAMKNELEEMQKERDAMKEKLQKIVTMSNTMLQAQEQHKFLIEKTAVLEKDSDTMKNQLLEMEKERDSLEQKLQKMDTISNVLKKDRDEMEKQLLEMGKERDEFEKQKHMMLEQFEIEKNKIKKALTMQVQSLMTEKGQLQKYLSTTEQRQKAIIVQKDAEIRSLTNKLSLTSKLSIQPQHTKEPQKHLPVLETDSSLLTQRSEEAIHNITQTYTDQKIEQVVHEVTQLYAHAGKDSEEDNKDDNAKQRPRRQKMDDKYYYGSITKDGRKKEQIVLVESDKPQAEIKKLDDKIPPLGKKADILLALLPDECQETIRKFWELEEGW